Genomic segment of Phycisphaerales bacterium:
CCTGCATGAACCTGTCGGTCGCAGCGCGGGTCTTTTCCGCATCCATCGGCCAGGCGAATTCAGGCTGGGCCTTGAAGAACTCGCGGCTGTGCTCGATGCCGTCGCGCATCATGTTGGCGAAGAACTTCTCGCCTTCGAGCGCCTGTCGGGTGGTGTAGTCCATCCACTTTTCCGCGGCGTCGCGCGTCTGCTCGGGCATGGCGTCCATGGCGACGGGCTTACTCATGGCGGTCACCATGTTCGTGACGAACTGCTCGTGGGCCTTGACAGCGCCCAGGGCTGCGTCCGCCCACTGGCGGTTCCAGTTCGCCATCGTCTCGTTGATCTGTTGTGCGTTTGCGTTCATGATTGCTGCTCCCGGCCGGTTCGGGCGGCCTCGCTGGTTTTCAGGAAATCGGCCAATCCACCGGTCTATCATACTTCACATCGGCCCGGCGTCCAGCCCAGATGTTGTGCAATTGCACAAAAAGTTGTGCATAGGCACAAGCCAGGCCCATTCTCAGGCGATGACCCGAGGCGATCTCCATGGCCAGCCGAAAAAAGAAGCCATCCCCCCGCCGATCCCCTTCTTCGAAGCCCCGCCGCGCCAGGGCGGACGCCTCGAACCCCGCCGCGGCCGCGCCGCCGGCGCCGCCGGGCGTGACGGTCATTCGCAAGTACGCCAACCGCCGTCTCTACGACACCGCCGCCAGCGCCCACATCACCCAGGAAGATCTCTACCGCATGGTCAGCCGCGGGCAGGTCGTGCAGATCCTCGACGCTTCCAGCGGCGAAGACATCACCAACCAGACGCTGGCGCAGGCGCTCATCGAACACGACCCGGCCAAACTCCGCCTCATGCCCGCGTGGCTGCTGCACCAGATGATCCGTCTGCACGAGCACGCCCTCGGGGGCTGGATGAGCAGCCTCTGGCAGCCGCTCCAGGCCCCCACTTCGCCCGCAACCGCGTGGCCCGGCGCCGCAGCCATGGGGAGTCTGAACCCGTGGATGCCCTGGCCCGCCGCGTCTGCTTCTCCCGCGCCCGCGCCGCCGGCGGATGCCCAGCGCGAAGCCGCCGTCGATGAACTCCGCCGCGAAGTCTCCCGCCTGCTCCGCCGCCTGGGCGAACTCGAGCAGGAGTAATGGTTCCGATCTTTGTCGACTCGTACTTTTGCCCTATGTTCGGAAACAATTCGGGGGTGGCTTTTACTTTTTTTCGCGTTTCGCTCGATTGCCGCCAGCGTGACTCTAATTTGATGCTATTCTTTCCCACGGTGGGAAAGTTCCGGCGGAGTGGCCGGAGACGCAGGCTCGGGTGACCGGGCTCGGCTTGCGCACAACTCGCTCGTCTGCGATCCTCGAAGGAGAACGGCGGCGCGGGACATACCGGCGGGTTTTTCGCAGCACAGGCGAAACAGAGACAAGCAGCGCTTCACGCGAAGCAAACGATCCTTCAGAAAGGGGTTGCGGAATGTCACGCAAGTCTGTACGGGGTTTTACACTGATCGAACTTCTGGTGGTGATCTCCATCATCGCTCTTCTGATCGGCCTTCTGCTCCCGGCTCTCAGCCGCGCGCGCGAAGCAGCCCGCACCACGGCCTGTCTGAGCAATCTCGGCCAGATCATCCGCTCCTCGCACATGTACCAGGATGACGGCGAAGACTACATGCCCGTCATGCGACCCTACGGCGGCGGCTACTGGTCGAACTTCAACCACGGTGGCCGCTATCCGATTCAGGGCTCCAGCTTCGGCACGCAGAACTACTGCTGCCTCCCTTACGACCGTCCGCTCAACAAGTATGCGCATCCCGATCTGCCCACCGGCGGGCACGGCTGCCTGGATCCTGCACAGTGGGCCAACTGGCAGTCTCGCATGGACCCCGGACTGAGCATCAGTGATTTCCAGAAGGCCGACAAGTTCAACTTCCCGATCTTCGAATGCCCCGCCGACAAGGCCGGCGGCTACAACTACCAGGAAACCGGTGGACAGATCGGCTACGGCCGCTCCTGCTATGCCGCCATTGGCAGCTCCTATCTCTTCAACTGCTACTGGCTCCAGATCCTCTCGGGCCATCCCCGCCGCAGCAGCACCTGGACTTGGGATCGTGGCGTGAAGATGTACCGCCGCGCCCGTCTCGTCTACCCCAGCCAGTTCGTCGGCTACATCGATGACCCCACCGACGCGACCTTCTGGCAGAACCGCGCCCCGGACCGCACCCACCACGGCCAGGCTGACACCAACTCGTGGTCCTTCCTCGACGGCCACGCCGCCCAGATCCAGACCGAGTACGATGGCAACACGGCCCGCCCGCTCTACAACACCTCGACGTACTTCACGGTCTTCCCCGAGTACATCACCCGCTGAACCTGCCTTACCAATCGAGTTCGCAAGAGGGCCCGCACGCATGTGCGGGCCCTTTCTCTTTCCACCCCTGCGACGCCCGCGCCGCTCCCCACTGGCCGATTGGCTGCGGCGCTTTTCGCAGATTTCCCTTGCAGCACTCCTGACCTTCGGTTATACTGGACTGAGCCGCGCGGTCAGACGGCGGACCATGGGGCAGGTCCGCACATTGCCGCGCCAGCCAAACCAACCGAAAAGGGGTCAGCTCATGTCCAGAGATCCGCGTCGGGGTTTTACACTGATCGAACTTCTGGTGGTGATCTCCATCATCGCTCTTCTGATCGGCCTTCTGCTCCCGGCTCTCAGCCGCGCGCGCGAAGCAGCCAAGACCACGGCCTGCCTGAGCCACATGGGGCAGCTCGTTCGCTCGACTTTCATGTATCAGGATGACGGCGACGACTACATGCCCGTTCGGCATCCCTACTCCGGCGGATGGTCGAACTTCAACCACGGCGGCCGCTATCCCGTCGCCGGCGCCACGCTCAACTGGGCCTGCGTCTATCCCTTCGATCGCCCCCTCAACAAGTACGCCCATCCCGAACTGCCGCGCGGCGGCCGATCGGTTCCCGGGAGCGGTGGCCAGGGCACGTTCGACCCCGGACTGGGCCCCAACGACTTCAACAAGGCCGACAAGTTCAACTTCCCCATCTTTGAATGCCCCGCCGACAAGAGCGGCGGCTGGAACTTCCAGGAAGGCGGCGGTCTGAATCCGCTTGACGGCCGCTCGTGCTATCAGGCCATCGGTTGCTCCTACCTCTTCAACTGTTACTGGTTCACGACGCTCTCAGGTCACCCGCGACGCAATTCGACGTGGAACTGGGATCGCGGCACCAAGATGTTCCGACGCGCGCGTCTCGTTTACCCGAGCCAGATGGTCGGATTCTTCGACGATCCAACGGACGCGACGTTCTGGCGCACCCAGCCGCCGGCCCGCACGCATCACGGCCAGGCCGATACCAACTCCTGGGCATTCCTCGACGGCCACGCCTCGCAGATCAAGACCCAGTACGACGGCAACACCAATTTCCCGCTCTACAACACCGCCACGTACTTCCTGGTCTTCCCCGAGTACCTTCAGTAAGCTGCTGCTGCTCCACGACTTGCTCAGACGGGCCCGCCCGCGCGGGCCCGTTTTTTTCATGACGTCCGTCCGGGGGCGTGTTCGCCTCAAATATCAGGGAATTCCCTTGCACGATTCGTCCTGTTCTGTTATACTGGGAGAGCATCGCCGATTGGCGGGGCGCTCGCGGCGGGACTGTTTCGCCACCGGCCACGCACTTGGAACTCGTCTCTGGTCCTCGCACAAAGGGGTCACGTCATGTCCAAACAGTCGCGTCGGGGCTTCACGCTCATCGAACTTCTCGTGGTCATCTCCATCATCGCCCTGCTCATCGGCCTGCTCCTGCCGGCCCTGAGCCGCGCGCGAGAGGCGGCCAAGAACACCGTCTGCCTGGCCAACATGGGCCAGG
This window contains:
- a CDS encoding polyhydroxyalkanoate synthesis regulator DNA-binding domain-containing protein, coding for MTVIRKYANRRLYDTAASAHITQEDLYRMVSRGQVVQILDASSGEDITNQTLAQALIEHDPAKLRLMPAWLLHQMIRLHEHALGGWMSSLWQPLQAPTSPATAWPGAAAMGSLNPWMPWPAASASPAPAPPADAQREAAVDELRREVSRLLRRLGELEQE
- a CDS encoding prepilin-type N-terminal cleavage/methylation domain-containing protein, which translates into the protein MSRKSVRGFTLIELLVVISIIALLIGLLLPALSRAREAARTTACLSNLGQIIRSSHMYQDDGEDYMPVMRPYGGGYWSNFNHGGRYPIQGSSFGTQNYCCLPYDRPLNKYAHPDLPTGGHGCLDPAQWANWQSRMDPGLSISDFQKADKFNFPIFECPADKAGGYNYQETGGQIGYGRSCYAAIGSSYLFNCYWLQILSGHPRRSSTWTWDRGVKMYRRARLVYPSQFVGYIDDPTDATFWQNRAPDRTHHGQADTNSWSFLDGHAAQIQTEYDGNTARPLYNTSTYFTVFPEYITR